The DNA sequence CCAcactagattttctaactgtcacccagctaactgcctcatcatccttctgctgttctgttccccccaatgTATCTGACCccactaggtcctgctcagtgagcgaAAGACTCCTCTTAAGATTGTCAGTAgactgcagtgttgcaatttgttgctctaggaCTTTAACACGAGActctaaagtggcaatttgctcacaactgcCACAGAGATAAGTAACTAGCAAGTCTTGTTTCAGATCTGCAAACAAATGGCAAAGTGAGTCAGAAGTTCAATCTGCTGAGGCTCATTCTCATTCCAGTTAAAGGAACagatagaaagaaagagggaATAGAAAGAAACGTATTGCTGTGAGGCTTCTATTCCAGCAAACGTTGGTATTTAGCAGCAAGAACCTCAAGAGTTAAATAAACCCCCTGtaaataacagttaataaaaGATACTTCCCCTTTGTTGTTGATTTCATTTGTCCAGTCCCAGCCTGTTAATAAAAGCAATGATTTGGGAAATCCCAGGAATCTCTATGTCATCTCTTTATCTGTGAGACCCAGAGTGTCCCTAGTTCCACGATCCAATCAATCCACTGATCCACGGATTCATTAGAACTAGAAACACTCGCACTGATATTGGATATTTTAGCCACTAAAAATgtatcttccccccccccagggaaaacATCAGCAGCAAACTGCCCAAATACCACTGTGAATCCAATGAGGGGGTAGGACTGGAGCTTATTGAATGAAGGGTCATTGTGACCCTCTAAGTTTCCCTTCTGGGCAGGGTGAATAGAAACGTCAAAAATTCTTtcatacaaaaaataaagaccaaatgcaaCATGATTATGATATTAAAACTTTATTGAAGCCTGAATGCAAAATATGAGCTGCTTCCCAGAACTCCCAGGCCCTTCTGCTTCTCCTTTGGTGGAAGTCCATAGtgttctccttggtggagcttcaGGAGATCCTGGATGTGGATCTGGGTGTCTAAGGCTTGTACTTGCACACGTACTGCTTGACTTGCTTGCAGTTACTGTCATTCCACTTGATGAAGCCTGCATGGGCCAGATAAACCAGAGGTCACACACAACATGGAAGCagcacacagtgtcggactgggacaccaggggcccactaaaaaaaccttagaccaggggcccaccctcactgctattattcttcctctcctcactcaacctctattctcctagtctagaTCATAttctataaactattattccacctattaagcttctttgttctcatagaaatagggaatggccatgaaataggcaacaAGTTTAGCAGCAttaggggccactgacacctgggccccctgggacttttcctggtatccctgtgggtcagtccgacactggcagcaCATGTCCCACTAGGGCATTGGAGAAGCTCTACCCTGAGGCTACAGAATGGAAGCCATACATAGACCTGACATTTAGCCAATCAACATGCCCAGCCTGTAGCTGAATGCTTGAATTACAGTCAACATGGACACTCCTGGGTCACTAGAGAGAAGTTGCCCCATTGTATTTAATGAAGGCCAATGACCCTGTATACATGGGACCTGTTGGCCATTACATTAGACTGGAGGACTGATATGTGGGTCACCAGCTTAAGGAAACAAATAGGGGTAATCGAGGTGGATAAAATAATGTTGGCTGGGATTTGAGAAACCAGTGAACTGTTTTGATTCCCCTATGGACATTGGTTGTGCTGGGAATGTGGGGAATACCCATTGTGGTGGTGTTATTCCCATTCTGTTCTTGACATGTGCCTTTGGGTGGGCTTTGGCAACCATTGCTAACCTTCAGCATTATACCCCACAATAAATCAGCAACAAAGCTGTCTCCGTTGCCTCCTTCTATCATCTTCCATTCCCAGATCCCTGCCTTTTCATTGGCTGAATGTCCAACTTTGTAATACACCATCCAGAACTTCAGGCCATACCAACAATAACCAGCCCCCTGACAATTAAACCTGCCCCTTGCAATGAACAAGGCCGATGAGATTCCTGTAGAAACAGAAGGCAATGGAGAATGGGGTGAGAATCCTGGAAGCACACATCTCATGGACTGCAAGAGATTAGAGCACTGGGGCACTTTGGCAGAAGAAGAAGAGTTAAACCCATTAAATATGGAATCACAAATAAGGTTTCCTAGTGACCAGTGGCATTCTGGGAGaggagtgatattctgggaaGTCTAATGCTAAAGGATATTAGGAAGGGCAAAGGTTTTCTGGAAGCAGTGGGTTCATTTGGAGCCAATTTTTGAGATGTGGGGGTATTTTGATGGACATATAACATGGAGAGATATGGGCTCATGTAGGGTGTGAGATGTGGGGGTATTTTTGATGGAGAAGACACACAACATGGAGCGATATGGGCTCAGAGAAGACACACAACATGGAGAGATATGGACTCATGTAGGACGTGAGATGTGGGGGTATTTTGGATGGAGAAGAGATATAACACAGAGAGATATGGGCTCATGTAGGCCGTGAGATGTGGGGGTATTTTGGATGGAGAAGAGATATAACACAGAGAGATATGGGCTCATGTAGGACGTGAGATGTGGGGGTATTTTGGATGGAGAAGAGATATAACACAGAGAGATATGGGCTCATGTAGGGTGTGAGATGTGGGGGTATTTTTGATGGAGAAGACACACAACATGGAGAGATATGGGCTCAGAGAAGACACATAACATGGAGAGATATGGACTCATGTAGGGTGTGAGATGTGGGGGTATTTTGGATGGAGAAGACACATGACATGGACAGATATGGACTCATGTAGGGTGTGAGATGTGGGGATATTTTGGATGGAGAAGACACACAACATGGACAGATATGGACTCATGTAGGGCGTGAGATGTGGGGGTATTTTGGATGGAGAAGACACACAACATGGAGAGATATGGGCTCATGTAGGGTGTGAGATGTGGGGATATTTTGGATGGAGAAGACACACAACATGGACAGATATGGACTCATGTAGGGCGTGAGATGTGGGGGTATTTTGGATGGAGAAGACACACAAAATGGAAAGATATGGGCTCATGTAGGGTGTTAGATGTGGGGGTATTTTGGATGGAGAAGACACACAACATGGAGAGATTTGGGCTCATAGGGTGTAGAATTCTCAGCACTTACATTAAGAGACACATTGGCTGAGAAACATGGCACTTACCCTCCTTGCAGGACAGTTCCCCGCAGTACTCGGCCGAATTGTAGTTGTCCGGCTGCCCGGGGAGCCACGAGCGGTAATTGTACATGGAGCCATCATTCCACTTCCAGCGACGATTctggaaagaaaaggaaattgtgTATCTCAGGGTTCATGTGACTCACCCCAATTGTATGTCTGTGCAACCCCTGCCTTTGCTTTGATCTCAGCTTATTTTAGGGATTCTGGGGACTCACCTGCTCAGGGTCATGGAGACCGATCCACACTGGTTGGTTCTTCTGGTAGGCAGAGATATGAGAAGCGATGACGTCTGCCTCTACGGAGTCCAATATGGAGGCCAAGTGAGCCCCATGTCCATATGCCTGGCAGTCATACTGGTGAAGACACAAGAGTTAATGGGCCCTTTCACTGGCATTGAACTCAAGGTGAGATTCCTCCCCAAATGGTTTGGCCCAATTCCGGAACCAAATCAGAACCATCATTAACATAATTAGTCTTTGTCAGATGTTCTTATTGAGGCACTAATATGAGTTCAGTGAacagggcttgtgttgaacacaCCTTATCTCAAAGCCTGACAAAGGCTGCAGCTCAAAAAAGGGCGAGGAAACGGGGAGCACAGGGTGTGGACAAAAAGGATGATGGGGTACACTGGAAGGGCATGGATGGTTTGGGAGATCTAGGGGTAATTCAGTTGAATAATGCTAAATCGTGGCAGGAATAGTATTGGGGTACAGTGGTGtccctaatatactgtatatattatactatactacAGGGTACATTGGAAGTGGCAAATTTGGGGTGCATTTCTTACCTCAGCCTCAGCCCAGCTCAAGGGGTAGCGGAAATACCCATAACAATTTGCCTTGTAATAAAACCATCCGTTGGGGCAAGAAGAGCGGACCTGGGCAGCTACAGAGAGAAAAACTCAGTGAGAAGCCTCTGCCATTACCCAAAGATCTGACTGCTCCCGAGTACCCCCCAATAAGCAGGGATGTCGGGGTCACAGCTAGAGATCAGGTAGAGAGGATCAAACATGTAAGTAAGTCAAGGTCACATGACACAGCAATGGGTATAAACGCAACAGAGAAGCTGAGAGAAAGGAGATTCCATCACCATGAAAGTGGCATATTTACCTTTCCCTGCCAACCTATAGGAGTGGGGTTTAACCACTCAGCCCCACCCCCACTAACTATTACTGCCAGTGCtgtaactaaatatcactgggccccacagcaaataattttataggccccaaaaatgtctagagattgacctgttttaccaagttttattgaatttgtatatgaattagagcctcgtggggcccctataccttctgggcccccctgcagccgcagggtctgcttcctctatagttacgcccctgattactGCACATATAGACACCTCATTAATCATCATCCTCACCTCCATAGGGTCCTATGTGCCCCACCCCCACTTTATATCAGTCAGGAATGTTCCTCACATGGGCCGACTATATGAGTGTGAGTGAGCACTTACCTTCCAGCACATCACTAACGGCCAGAGCACCGAGAAGCAGCAGCAGCGGAAGCCAAGAAGCCATTCTCTCCTGATGGACAgtcagacagtcagacagacagacagacctcTATGGGACAGAGAGAGTGGGGAGAAGAGAGATACATTCACGGGTGGGATAGAGAGAGTTGgaacaggagacagatctgtatgGGATGGAGATAGAAGGGAACTGAGAGAGACCTGGATGGGAACAAGAGAGTGGTTTAAGAGATAGAGACAGCCCTGGATGGGATAGAGAGAGTGGGAAGAGTAGGAGACAGTCCTGGATGGGATAGAGAGAGTGGGTAGATGAGGAGACAGTCCTGAATGAGATACAAAGAGTGGGAAGAGGAGGAGACAGCCCTGGATGTAATTGAGAGAGTGGGATGAAGAGGAGACAACCCTGGATGGGATAGAGAGAGTGGGAAGATGAGGAGACAGACCTGAATGAGATACAAAGAGTTGGAAGAGGAGGAGACAGCCCTGGATGAGATAGAGAGAGTGGGAAGATGAGGAGACAGTCCTGGATGAGATAGAGAGAATGGGAAGAAGAGGAGACAGCCCTGAATGAGATACAAAGAGTTGGAAGATGAGGAGACAGCCCTGGATGGGATAGAGAGAATGGTAAGAAGAGAAGACAGTCCTGAATGAGATACAAAGAGTTGGAAGATGAGGAGACAGTCCTGGATGGGATAGAGAGAATAGGAAGAAGAGAAGACAGTCCTGAATGAGATACAAAGAGTTGGAAGAGGAGGAGACAGCCCTGGATGGGATAGAGAGAGCAGGGAAAAGGGACAGACGTATACAGGACAGAGAGTGTAGTAAAGAAGGCGAGACAGACCTGTTCTGGTGTAGAGTTGGGTGCTGTGTGGGGTGTAGGGGTCTCAGTACATATAAAGCCCAGCAGGGGTGGGGGCAGCAAGATGGGCCCCAGGTGTGTCTGTTTGTTCAGATAATAAGGGAGTTCACGTTATGGGGATAATAAAAATTCATAACTGATAAAGGAGCTGAACAGATGGGAAATACCTCCCCCCCACCCATGTCTCCCATTTACTCCCCTCCCCCACCCTGATCTCCTTTCACCCCATTCACTTCTATTATCTACATCTTCTCTCTCTAGTCCCCCCATAATCTCTCCTCTTGCCCCAATCCATTCCTCCCCACTTACCTCTCTCCTTCCTCCCTATCCCCCACttacctctctctctccttcctccTATCTATCCCCCCACTCACCTTCCCCATCCACTGCTCTCTCCTCTCCCTATCCCCCACTTTCTCTCTCCTTCCTCCCTATCCCCCACTTACCTCTCTCTCTTCTTCCCCCCTATCCCCCACTTACCTCTCTCCTTCCTCCCTATCCCCCCACTTACCTCTCTCTCCTTCCTCCCTATCCCCCCACTTACCTCTCTCCTTCCTCCCTATCCCCCCACTTACCTCTCTCCTTCCTCCCTATCCCCCCACTTACCTCTCTCTTCATTGTGCTCTGCTGGATATCGGATCAGTTCCCTGCCGGAGACTCTATCTACGTATGAGCAATTCCCTATAATGCCCCAGAGTGTTCTTTTCCTTTGTCCCCCTGATATTGAGACTGGTTGGTGGGAGGGTGAGTAGGACATCAGAGCCTGTTGCTGGATCATCATGTTCAGTAATTCTCATTCAGATTACAAGTTTTTTGCTAAATGAACAAACACATTTAAGTTGGtaatgaaaaaaagtaattaattatAATCAGGTAAGTCCTTATAATTTGAAAAGGCGTATGATTGTTTTTACTTgcagttttaaagaaaatgatgTTATGTTAAATCAAATCCATGCACTTTATCATCAAACTGTGTGTGAAATTCAGATAAATGGAAAAAGGACAAATAGGAAATTCCCCTTTTGAGCGGCGTTAAACAGGGATGTCCATTGTCCCCCTATCTTATTTATATGTTCATTAGAACCATTGTTATGTGCGTTGAGAAAAGAGAAAATGGTGAAAGAAGTTCCGGTACCGGGTGGTAACCGTGTCCAAATTAAAGTTGTGTCATACATGGACCATGTAACCATCTGGTTTtgaactaaatacaaaaaaatgtcattgtttaGGGATAGGTAATTGGGAAAATGTTAATTGTGAAGTGTCAATACAAGAAAAAGGAATAACAattttggaaattatttttaatgcaaaaaattatGGTCAACCAAATTGGGATATTTTATTgggaaaaatgcaaaagaaattaCAGTATTGGTTACTTAGAGGGCTGGCAATTGAAGGGaaaaccttaaggggcagatttatcaagggttgaagttaaTTCAAGGGAAATTCAAAGTaactttttggatactttgaccagtaaaattgtttgaatgttcaaccattcgataattgaagtactgtctctttaaaaaagacgtcgatttcaatacttcaccaaattaaacctgccgaagtgctatgttagacaatggggaccttctagagcatttttctaaattttttgaagtcgaagaaaaatcgttcgatcgatggatgaattctttgaatcgttcgatttgaaggattttatcgttcgaccgaacgatttttaaatcgaccgcaaaacggtcaaattcggtgcaaaaaacttcgactacgatattcaaagtcaaagtaaagccattcaatggtcgaatttcgaagctttttctacttcgaaattcgacccttgataaatctgccccttattgttaaaggggttgttcaccttccaaacacttttttaaattcagttgtttttagattgttccccagaaataaagactttttccaattactttccattgtttattttttactgtttttccaaaatctaagtgtaaagttgaatgtcggtgtctctggtgtttgagtctgaagctcagtaattcaggtgcagattatAAATTTTAtaacaattagttgatccatttctcagcagcatctctggagtatcagtaactattggatcaagtctaacagctgcctgtgatgaaactcagggattctgctcagcagggacaaagaaatgtatcaactaaatgtatcaatatagaacagtttacagggtcggcgacccccccctcacagagctgcttcagaagatgaaaaaaagacacttgacacttcaatattagaaaaaacggtgacacatagaaaatagaaagtcattggaaaaagtctttatttctgatgatctcTCTGAAACCAACTCGTtgtatgaaggtgaacaacccctttaagtcggTATTGTTGCCAATGATATTGTATATTGCAA is a window from the Xenopus laevis strain J_2021 chromosome 6L, Xenopus_laevis_v10.1, whole genome shotgun sequence genome containing:
- the MGC64513.L gene encoding regenerating islet-derived protein 4, whose protein sequence is MASWLPLLLLLGALAVSDVLEAAQVRSSCPNGWFYYKANCYGYFRYPLSWAEAEYDCQAYGHGAHLASILDSVEADVIASHISAYQKNQPVWIGLHDPEQNRRWKWNDGSMYNYRSWLPGQPDNYNSAEYCGELSCKEGFIKWNDSNCKQVKQYVCKYKP